The Sphingobacterium bambusae genome includes a window with the following:
- a CDS encoding AraC family transcriptional regulator has translation MLPLANKRELTTLVENRRAYTLSNYELNIFETYEESSLVPLQFDDLVIINMIKGKKIMHLQEKVSFDYFPGETLLLPEYTQMKIDFPEARLEAPTQCTAITIDAAKIREVLNYLNEFYPKKDSAANWSFQLDKFHFANSEELARLTNRLFQVSLSSDLCKDAIAELVLKELMIRIMQMQGLLLLDDNTTAKGNSVFEGVKQYIKDNLCEKLSVEKIAGKVGMSKSVLSRSFKNEFGISPMEFVIRARLQHAKKLLRQVDSVKEACFSSGFSDLNYFIRLFKQREGLTPGQYMGRS, from the coding sequence ATGCTTCCATTAGCTAACAAGCGAGAATTGACAACGCTGGTCGAGAATCGACGTGCTTATACTTTGTCTAACTATGAGCTGAATATTTTTGAAACCTATGAGGAGAGCTCTTTGGTGCCCTTGCAGTTTGATGATTTGGTGATCATCAACATGATAAAAGGCAAAAAAATCATGCACCTGCAGGAAAAAGTTTCTTTTGATTATTTCCCTGGAGAAACCCTGTTGCTACCGGAGTATACACAGATGAAAATAGACTTTCCAGAAGCTCGATTGGAAGCACCAACGCAATGTACAGCAATCACTATCGATGCGGCCAAGATCAGGGAGGTACTCAACTATCTGAATGAATTTTACCCAAAAAAGGACAGTGCTGCAAATTGGAGTTTCCAATTGGATAAATTTCATTTTGCAAATAGTGAAGAATTGGCAAGGCTAACGAACCGACTATTTCAGGTGAGTCTTAGCAGCGACTTATGCAAAGATGCCATTGCCGAACTGGTTTTGAAGGAGCTTATGATTCGTATTATGCAAATGCAGGGCTTGCTGCTGCTGGATGACAATACGACCGCAAAGGGAAATTCTGTTTTTGAAGGAGTAAAGCAATATATCAAAGATAACCTCTGCGAGAAATTGTCCGTAGAGAAGATTGCTGGAAAGGTCGGAATGAGTAAAAGTGTGCTTTCGCGATCATTCAAAAATGAGTTTGGCATCAGTCCCATGGAGTTTGTGATACGCGCACGTTTGCAGCATGCTAAAAAACTGCTCCGACAGGTGGACAGCGTGAAGGAAGCCTGCTTCTCTTCCGGATTTTCGGATCTTAACTATTTCATACGGCTATTCAAGCAGCGAGAAGGACTAACGCCCGGGCAATATATGGGCCGTAGCTAA
- the smpB gene encoding SsrA-binding protein SmpB, translated as MAISANINIKNKRASFEFHLLERFTAGIRLLGTEIKSIREGKANINDSFCSFLDDGLYIRNMHIAEYSFGSFYNHEAKRDRQLLLTKREMKKLRDKGEEKGFTIVPLRIFISERGFAKVEIALAQGKKDFDKRETLKERESKRELDRAMKR; from the coding sequence ATGGCTATATCCGCAAATATCAATATCAAAAATAAACGGGCATCATTTGAATTCCACCTTTTGGAGCGGTTTACGGCCGGCATTCGGTTGTTGGGCACGGAGATCAAATCCATCCGTGAGGGGAAAGCAAATATCAACGACAGCTTCTGCAGTTTTCTCGACGACGGGCTTTACATCCGCAATATGCATATCGCGGAATATTCGTTCGGATCATTTTACAACCATGAGGCCAAGCGCGATCGTCAATTACTGTTGACAAAGCGGGAAATGAAAAAATTGAGAGATAAAGGGGAAGAAAAAGGATTCACCATCGTTCCACTGCGTATTTTCATCAGTGAACGTGGCTTTGCTAAAGTGGAAATCGCTTTGGCGCAAGGAAAGAAAGACTTTGACAAGCGGGAAACGCTAAAAGAACGGGAAAGCAAACGCGAGCTCGACCGGGCAATGAAACGCTAG
- the spt gene encoding serine palmitoyltransferase → MSKGKLSERTSKFLESELEPIKSNNLYAYFRPIQSKQDTEVIIDGKRVLMFGSNSYLGLTTDVRIIEAAQDALAKYGTGCAGSRFLNGTLDIHVELEEKLASYVGKEAAILFSTGFQSNLGPLSCLTGRNDYILLDERNHASIIDGSRLSFSKVIKYAHNDMEDLRAKMSRLPEDSLKLIATDGIFSMEGDIVNLPEMVAIAEEYDAAILCDDAHSLGVIGDRGAGTSSHFGLTDNVDLIMGTFSKSLASLGGFVAADAQTIEYLKHRARSLMFSASMTPASVASTLKALEIIQTEPEHIEKLWANTNYAKKLLLDNGFDLGSTESPILPIFVRNNDKTYYVTKMLQDNGVFVNPVVAPAVPAEESLIRFSLMATHTFDQIDEAVDKMAKVFKTVEVESFMN, encoded by the coding sequence ATGAGCAAGGGAAAGTTAAGTGAAAGAACGTCTAAGTTCCTAGAGAGTGAACTGGAGCCCATCAAGTCTAATAATCTTTACGCTTATTTTAGACCTATTCAGTCCAAGCAAGATACGGAGGTGATCATTGATGGGAAGCGTGTGTTGATGTTCGGTTCAAACTCTTATTTGGGCTTGACAACAGACGTGCGGATCATTGAAGCTGCCCAAGACGCTCTCGCAAAATATGGTACAGGTTGTGCTGGCTCTCGATTTCTAAACGGAACACTGGATATACACGTGGAACTCGAAGAAAAGTTGGCCAGTTATGTAGGTAAAGAAGCAGCCATTCTATTTAGTACAGGCTTTCAGTCCAATTTGGGGCCTTTATCCTGTCTGACAGGACGCAATGACTATATTCTCTTGGATGAGCGAAATCACGCTTCTATTATTGATGGTAGCAGATTGTCCTTCTCTAAGGTTATCAAATACGCGCATAACGATATGGAGGATCTACGTGCTAAAATGTCCAGATTGCCGGAAGATAGCTTGAAGCTGATTGCGACAGATGGTATTTTCAGTATGGAAGGGGATATCGTTAACCTACCCGAAATGGTGGCCATTGCAGAAGAATATGATGCGGCTATCCTATGCGATGACGCACACAGCTTAGGCGTTATCGGTGATCGTGGTGCAGGTACTTCTTCGCACTTTGGATTGACGGATAACGTGGATTTGATTATGGGGACCTTCAGTAAATCCTTGGCTTCTTTGGGTGGTTTTGTGGCAGCTGATGCGCAAACAATCGAGTACTTGAAGCACCGCGCACGTTCCCTCATGTTTAGTGCCAGTATGACGCCAGCATCGGTGGCATCTACGCTAAAAGCATTGGAGATTATACAAACGGAGCCTGAGCACATCGAAAAATTGTGGGCAAATACCAATTACGCGAAAAAGTTGCTTTTGGATAATGGTTTTGATTTAGGATCGACAGAAAGTCCTATTTTGCCGATTTTTGTTCGTAATAATGATAAGACGTATTATGTTACGAAAATGCTACAGGATAACGGGGTTTTCGTAAATCCAGTGGTTGCACCTGCGGTGCCTGCTGAAGAATCTTTGATTCGCTTTTCGCTAATGGCGACTCACACCTTCGATCAAATTGACGAAGCAGTGGATAAGATGGCAAAAGTTTTCAAAACCGTGGAAGTTGAATCTTTTATGAATTAA
- a CDS encoding NAD-dependent epimerase/dehydratase family protein: MRKKILVTGASGFVGSHLVESAAAAGHEVHAAVRKSSNISSIKPYVHQVVYPDFEDMDELRNLFETQKYDYIIHAAALTKAKSEKEINAVNVCITQRLLEAAFQSTVPPQRFVFVSSLAAIGPIAYNDGELTDDAPYKPVTLYGRSKQAAEEMIKSKFSTQPITVIRPTAVYGPREKDLFILFDTMNKGLDAYIGRASQKLSFVYVKDLVAVLLNACTAPQEGLTFFNITDGQAYSRYAMADIFKETFAKKLLRVHVPFGIVAGVAKISQWLYRNSAQTPVIYPERLGELTAQNWSCDISRATYILHYKPKYNLANGLKESLLWYKQNKWF, from the coding sequence ATGAGAAAGAAAATCTTAGTGACGGGGGCTAGTGGTTTTGTGGGTTCGCACTTGGTAGAATCTGCTGCTGCTGCCGGACACGAAGTGCATGCTGCTGTTAGAAAATCAAGTAACATTTCTTCGATAAAACCGTATGTTCATCAGGTTGTATATCCTGATTTTGAAGATATGGATGAGTTGCGTAATCTTTTCGAGACGCAAAAATACGATTACATTATTCATGCGGCGGCTTTAACAAAGGCCAAATCCGAGAAGGAAATCAACGCGGTAAACGTTTGCATCACGCAGCGCCTATTGGAAGCAGCCTTCCAAAGTACGGTGCCACCACAGCGTTTTGTATTCGTGAGTAGCTTGGCTGCAATTGGTCCGATAGCCTATAACGACGGTGAGCTTACCGACGATGCACCTTACAAACCTGTTACCCTGTATGGACGCAGTAAACAAGCGGCAGAGGAGATGATCAAATCCAAATTCTCAACACAGCCCATTACAGTTATTCGTCCTACGGCAGTTTATGGTCCGCGGGAGAAGGATTTGTTTATTCTTTTCGATACCATGAACAAAGGTTTGGATGCGTATATTGGAAGAGCTTCGCAAAAGTTGTCGTTTGTGTATGTCAAAGATCTGGTTGCTGTTTTATTGAATGCCTGCACGGCGCCACAGGAAGGACTAACATTTTTTAATATTACAGATGGTCAAGCCTATTCCAGGTATGCTATGGCTGACATTTTTAAAGAAACCTTTGCCAAAAAGCTGCTACGTGTGCACGTGCCCTTCGGTATTGTCGCGGGCGTCGCCAAGATCTCGCAATGGCTGTACCGTAATTCGGCGCAGACCCCCGTTATCTATCCCGAGCGGCTTGGCGAATTGACAGCGCAAAACTGGAGTTGTGATATCTCCAGAGCAACCTATATTCTACATTACAAACCAAAGTATAATTTGGCCAATGGCTTAAAAGAAAGTTTACTTTGGTATAAGCAAAATAAGTGGTTCTAA
- a CDS encoding CDP-alcohol phosphatidyltransferase family protein: MSQQINKKLFEDRKRTNILSVPEQKFISYLVPRIPSWISSDGLTAIGFVGSVMILGSFLLAEYVARPLLLLGILGFYVQWFGDSLDGRIAFYRNKSRKWYGFALDIVMDWISTVMIGLGYVFYAPDDFKYSGFALVSLYGWAMIISQLRYRITDKYTIDAGLMGPTEIRVVICAVLLAEVIIPGSINYLVMGICAILFVINWVDTKKLLHLGDLKDWEEKAKKQESVSTHEAEV; encoded by the coding sequence ATGAGTCAACAGATCAATAAAAAGCTTTTCGAAGATCGGAAGAGAACGAATATTTTAAGTGTGCCCGAGCAGAAATTTATTTCTTATTTGGTGCCTAGAATTCCCAGTTGGATATCGTCGGATGGTCTTACCGCCATTGGATTTGTCGGTTCTGTGATGATTCTAGGGAGCTTTCTTTTGGCAGAATATGTTGCTCGCCCATTGTTGCTATTGGGTATTCTAGGCTTTTACGTGCAATGGTTTGGTGACTCTTTGGATGGTCGTATTGCCTTTTACCGTAATAAGTCTCGGAAATGGTACGGCTTTGCTTTGGATATCGTCATGGATTGGATCAGTACGGTGATGATTGGTTTAGGATACGTTTTTTATGCGCCCGATGACTTTAAGTATTCCGGTTTTGCGCTGGTATCGCTATACGGTTGGGCAATGATTATTTCACAATTGCGTTACCGTATAACCGATAAATATACCATAGATGCCGGTTTGATGGGGCCAACGGAAATACGTGTCGTGATTTGTGCCGTGCTCTTGGCGGAGGTTATTATTCCGGGTAGCATAAACTATTTGGTGATGGGGATCTGTGCCATCCTCTTTGTGATCAATTGGGTCGATACCAAAAAATTGTTACATCTCGGTGATCTGAAGGATTGGGAGGAGAAAGCGAAGAAGCAAGAAAGTGTTTCTACCCATGAAGCCGAGGTTTAG
- a CDS encoding GtrA family protein yields MKPRFRLPQRDFMLSFGKAQLSAFLGGLSDFAIYTFCLQVLGYSAHGSNVISGGLGAIVNFSINRYWAFDSKTTAIGNQLWKFVLVVLGSITLKSTGIYLLVDYLFLNPFYSKLIVEVLVSLGFNFTMQKYWVFKK; encoded by the coding sequence ATGAAGCCGAGGTTTAGGCTGCCGCAACGCGATTTTATGCTTTCCTTTGGCAAAGCGCAGCTTTCCGCTTTTTTAGGTGGATTGTCCGACTTTGCCATTTATACCTTTTGTTTACAGGTTTTGGGCTATTCGGCACATGGATCGAATGTCATCAGTGGTGGGCTTGGCGCTATCGTTAATTTTTCGATCAATCGGTATTGGGCTTTCGATAGCAAAACAACAGCTATAGGTAACCAGCTGTGGAAGTTTGTATTGGTGGTGCTGGGAAGCATCACTTTGAAATCGACCGGAATTTACCTGTTGGTCGATTATCTGTTTCTCAACCCCTTTTACTCAAAGCTTATTGTGGAAGTGTTGGTTTCCCTAGGTTTCAATTTCACCATGCAGAAGTATTGGGTGTTTAAAAAGTAA
- a CDS encoding S10 family peptidase, with protein sequence MKQLFLCLILFQLSALCFAQRLPAADSAVITKHQLTANGQRFSYTAEAGTQPVWDDKGKVLATVQYTYYTRDNVVDLARRPLLISFNGGPGSASVWMELAYTGPKLLNIDDEGYPLQPYGVKDNPHSVLDLADIVYVNPVNTGYSRILDEKADRSTFFGTNADIRYLAEWLNTFVTRHNRWSSPKYLIGESYGTTRVSGLALELQNAQWMYLNGVMLVSPTELGIAREGAVEKALRLPYFAATAWYHKKLSADLQGRSLESLLEEVEKYTLDILLPAIARGYSISAADKERIVQQMAAYSALPVNVVRQNNLDISTSLFWKELRRNDGFTIGRLDSRYLGIDMREAGERPDYNAELTSWLHSFTPAINYYFWNELNYKTDVKYNMFGSVHPWDSTNDRTGFNLRQAMAANPYLQLMVQSGYFDGATDYFNAKYNMWQMDPSGKLAARMRFKAYKSGHMMYLRKDDLIQATNDIRQFITDSLPKDNQAAKYE encoded by the coding sequence ATGAAACAACTATTTCTATGTCTCATCCTGTTTCAGTTATCGGCACTATGCTTTGCGCAACGTCTTCCAGCAGCAGATAGTGCCGTTATTACGAAACATCAACTTACAGCCAACGGGCAGCGTTTTTCCTATACGGCTGAAGCCGGTACACAACCCGTTTGGGATGATAAGGGAAAGGTGCTTGCTACGGTGCAGTATACCTATTATACGCGTGATAATGTCGTTGACCTAGCACGGAGGCCACTGCTTATCTCCTTTAATGGTGGGCCAGGATCAGCATCGGTTTGGATGGAACTTGCGTATACAGGGCCGAAACTACTTAATATTGACGATGAAGGCTATCCCTTGCAACCCTATGGTGTAAAAGATAATCCACATTCGGTATTGGATCTTGCAGATATTGTTTATGTAAACCCCGTGAATACGGGATATTCGCGTATTTTAGATGAGAAAGCTGATCGCTCGACATTTTTTGGAACCAATGCGGATATCCGCTATCTCGCTGAATGGTTGAATACCTTCGTGACTAGACACAATCGCTGGAGCTCGCCCAAGTACCTTATCGGTGAGAGCTATGGCACCACGCGGGTATCGGGTTTAGCGCTGGAATTACAAAATGCACAGTGGATGTATCTCAACGGTGTGATGCTAGTTTCACCAACAGAATTGGGTATTGCTCGCGAGGGCGCTGTAGAGAAAGCCTTGCGCTTACCTTATTTTGCGGCAACGGCTTGGTACCACAAGAAGCTGTCGGCCGACTTGCAAGGGCGCTCTTTGGAGAGTCTATTGGAGGAAGTAGAGAAGTATACCTTAGACATCCTTTTGCCCGCCATAGCCCGTGGCTATTCGATATCTGCGGCCGACAAAGAACGGATTGTACAGCAAATGGCAGCATATAGCGCGCTACCCGTAAATGTGGTTAGGCAGAACAATTTGGATATCTCGACATCCTTGTTTTGGAAAGAGTTAAGACGTAATGATGGATTCACGATCGGAAGGTTAGATTCCCGCTATCTCGGTATTGACATGCGGGAAGCGGGTGAGCGGCCTGATTACAACGCCGAGCTGACCTCTTGGCTACATTCTTTTACACCAGCCATCAATTATTATTTCTGGAACGAGTTAAACTATAAAACCGATGTGAAATATAACATGTTCGGCTCCGTGCATCCTTGGGATAGTACTAACGATAGAACAGGTTTCAACCTGCGCCAAGCCATGGCTGCCAATCCTTACCTGCAGCTGATGGTACAATCTGGATATTTTGATGGTGCAACGGACTATTTTAACGCGAAGTATAATATGTGGCAGATGGATCCGTCGGGTAAGTTGGCCGCTAGAATGCGATTCAAAGCGTATAAAAGCGGGCATATGATGTATCTACGGAAAGATGATCTCATTCAGGCGACGAACGATATCCGACAGTTTATAACAGATTCCTTGCCGAAAGACAATCAAGCTGCAAAGTACGAGTAG
- a CDS encoding CocE/NonD family hydrolase produces the protein MNRQILTLLFALLCLCSHAQDINEEYVKAHYNKIEQYITMRDGVRLFTSIYIPKETGEKFPIMLNRTPYTVAPYGEGSVKSYLGNFPEMTKAGYIFVYQDVRGRWMSEGTYENIRPTRSKANGQKIDESTDTYDTIDWLVKNVKNNNGKVGMYGISYPGFYSTAALIGSHPALKAVSPQAPVTDWFIGDDFHHGGALFLMDAFRFMYSFDAPRPKPITNADGPKGFQLPTKDYYRFFLDNPSLSGLKSKYLDHTVKFWDDLAKHSVRDSFWISRTVTEHLGSVKPAVLVVGGLFDAEDTYGAFETYKMIEKRSPKNNSVLVAGPWYHGGWVRAEGDYFGDIRFGEKTSLYYQKEIELPFFEYHLKGKGNFNPAEATLYITGSNRWKTFQQWPPKEGRAQTLFLTSTGKLTTDKGATTEDHISYSSDPNKPVPFQEGIITDRTREYMVADQRFVANRPDVVVFETDVLQEDLTVVGPVSAALTVSMSGTDADFVVKLIDVYPDSASVTSARDEKAVMQNYQMMVRGEVLRGKFRDSYSDPKAFVPNEKTVVNVQLPDVAHTFKKGHKLMVQIQHSWFPLVDRNPNQFMDIYKAEAKDFIKNQHQLYFSKDAPSRISFEVID, from the coding sequence ATGAATAGACAAATTCTTACGCTCCTTTTTGCTCTTTTATGCCTGTGCAGCCATGCACAGGATATCAATGAGGAGTATGTTAAAGCCCATTACAATAAAATCGAACAGTACATTACCATGCGCGATGGTGTTCGCTTGTTTACATCGATCTATATTCCTAAAGAAACTGGCGAAAAGTTTCCAATCATGCTGAATAGAACGCCCTACACCGTTGCGCCCTACGGCGAAGGTTCGGTTAAAAGCTATTTAGGCAACTTCCCCGAGATGACTAAAGCCGGTTACATTTTCGTGTATCAGGATGTCCGCGGACGATGGATGAGCGAAGGCACCTATGAAAACATCCGCCCAACGCGGTCCAAAGCAAACGGACAAAAGATCGACGAGAGTACGGACACCTACGATACCATCGACTGGCTCGTCAAAAACGTAAAGAATAATAACGGCAAGGTGGGCATGTATGGCATCTCCTATCCAGGCTTTTATTCTACCGCGGCACTTATTGGTAGCCATCCCGCCTTGAAAGCAGTATCGCCACAGGCTCCCGTGACGGACTGGTTCATCGGTGACGATTTCCACCATGGAGGCGCCTTGTTTCTGATGGATGCCTTCCGTTTTATGTACAGCTTTGATGCTCCTCGTCCCAAGCCCATAACCAATGCTGACGGTCCAAAAGGATTTCAATTGCCGACGAAAGACTATTACCGCTTTTTTCTAGACAACCCCAGCCTATCGGGTTTGAAATCTAAGTACTTAGACCATACCGTTAAATTTTGGGACGATTTGGCAAAACACAGCGTTCGTGATAGCTTCTGGATCAGCCGAACAGTTACCGAACATTTGGGATCTGTGAAGCCTGCCGTCCTCGTTGTAGGCGGTCTATTTGATGCGGAGGATACCTATGGTGCTTTCGAAACCTATAAGATGATTGAAAAACGTAGTCCGAAGAATAATAGTGTACTTGTAGCAGGGCCTTGGTATCATGGCGGTTGGGTGCGTGCAGAGGGCGACTATTTTGGAGACATCCGTTTTGGGGAGAAAACAAGCCTATATTACCAAAAAGAAATCGAACTACCATTCTTTGAGTACCACCTGAAAGGTAAAGGAAATTTCAATCCCGCGGAAGCGACACTGTATATTACAGGCTCCAATCGCTGGAAAACATTTCAGCAGTGGCCGCCTAAAGAAGGACGTGCACAAACTTTATTTCTTACCTCAACCGGCAAACTCACTACGGATAAAGGAGCGACTACGGAAGACCACATCAGCTACAGCAGCGATCCGAATAAGCCTGTCCCCTTTCAAGAGGGCATCATAACGGATCGGACGCGCGAATATATGGTTGCCGATCAACGTTTCGTCGCCAATCGGCCTGATGTTGTTGTATTTGAGACAGATGTGTTGCAGGAAGATTTAACCGTTGTCGGACCAGTATCGGCCGCACTGACGGTTTCCATGAGCGGTACAGACGCCGACTTTGTCGTTAAACTGATCGATGTTTATCCAGACAGCGCCAGCGTCACCTCAGCACGCGACGAGAAAGCCGTGATGCAGAACTACCAGATGATGGTACGCGGCGAGGTGCTTCGGGGTAAGTTTCGGGATAGCTACAGCGATCCGAAAGCCTTTGTTCCCAATGAAAAGACGGTTGTTAACGTTCAATTGCCCGATGTGGCACATACGTTCAAGAAAGGTCACAAGTTGATGGTACAGATTCAACACTCTTGGTTCCCATTGGTAGATAGAAATCCGAATCAGTTTATGGATATCTACAAAGCAGAAGCCAAGGACTTCATTAAAAACCAGCATCAACTCTATTTTTCCAAAGATGCACCAAGCCGGATATCCTTTGAGGTAATCGACTAG
- a CDS encoding RNA polymerase sigma factor: MNQDIFKKTVFVFKDKMYRFAKSLLVDTDDAYDLVQEVMMKLWQMREELMAIANKEAFAMRCVRNEAMNRLKHAKVVQLHQHTLTEGVVAEHYPAMTKELIQRLIAALPEKQKMVMHLRDIEEYEIAEICETLDLEESAVRVNLTRARQRIKGQLQKIFDYEKRQINGNG, translated from the coding sequence ATGAATCAAGATATCTTCAAAAAAACGGTGTTTGTCTTCAAAGACAAGATGTATCGCTTTGCGAAGAGTTTGCTTGTCGATACGGACGATGCCTACGATCTGGTGCAGGAGGTAATGATGAAGCTTTGGCAGATGCGGGAAGAGCTTATGGCCATAGCGAACAAGGAAGCCTTTGCCATGCGTTGTGTGCGCAATGAGGCGATGAACAGGTTGAAGCATGCAAAGGTGGTGCAACTGCACCAACATACCTTGACGGAAGGTGTCGTTGCGGAACACTACCCCGCAATGACGAAGGAATTGATCCAACGTTTGATTGCGGCATTACCGGAGAAACAAAAAATGGTGATGCACCTTCGCGATATTGAAGAATATGAGATCGCTGAAATTTGTGAAACGCTGGATTTAGAGGAGTCTGCTGTAAGGGTTAACTTGACACGTGCCCGGCAAAGGATTAAAGGACAACTGCAAAAGATTTTTGACTATGAAAAAAGACAGATCAACGGAAATGGATAA
- a CDS encoding DUF4252 domain-containing protein: MKTILSVVMLLWVSLAGAQVSKLDKIFDTYQEAKGVTSIKIGKPMFSMIQKLNIGEDEMGQIKPLLTKINSIKMLIVENDSLKIKDEVKSAFSNIHYEELMAIHSDGSRIKFLAESTAGDVLNNLLLDISADGSTIFMILDGRISYADIDKLVNEK, encoded by the coding sequence ATGAAGACTATATTATCAGTTGTGATGCTCCTATGGGTATCACTCGCGGGAGCACAGGTATCGAAACTCGATAAGATTTTCGATACGTATCAGGAAGCAAAAGGAGTAACTTCTATAAAAATCGGTAAGCCCATGTTCAGTATGATCCAAAAGCTGAACATCGGCGAAGACGAGATGGGGCAGATCAAGCCACTGTTAACGAAGATCAACTCGATAAAAATGTTGATCGTCGAAAATGATAGCTTAAAGATTAAGGACGAGGTAAAATCTGCCTTTTCAAATATTCATTACGAGGAATTGATGGCGATACATAGCGATGGAAGCCGAATTAAGTTTTTGGCGGAGAGTACCGCAGGTGATGTCTTGAACAATCTGTTACTGGATATCTCTGCGGATGGTAGCACCATTTTCATGATCTTGGACGGCCGCATCAGCTATGCTGATATTGATAAACTCGTAAACGAAAAATAG
- a CDS encoding DUF4252 domain-containing protein, whose amino-acid sequence MVKIYQLTFCVIVIMMMQSCYIKQRSNMSFVDRSVAGREAEIVSIKMPMFLVKPFLKKELQEEDDEMLRLAMRKIKSVKLTTLSNARNSDRIQENYKQFLRDEQMEEYASIISDGDRITINAQTKKDKIKKLMLGVSSQEGEHVFIEVKGNFSMDDIAHALNSYEKKNK is encoded by the coding sequence ATGGTAAAGATCTATCAACTTACATTTTGTGTTATCGTCATTATGATGATGCAGTCCTGCTACATCAAGCAGCGTTCTAACATGAGCTTTGTGGATCGTTCGGTTGCCGGGCGAGAGGCTGAAATTGTATCGATTAAGATGCCTATGTTTTTAGTCAAGCCATTTCTGAAGAAAGAACTGCAGGAGGAAGATGACGAAATGTTACGCTTAGCGATGAGGAAAATCAAGAGCGTGAAGCTAACGACCTTATCGAATGCCCGAAATAGCGATCGTATCCAAGAAAATTATAAGCAGTTCTTGCGCGACGAGCAGATGGAAGAATACGCGAGTATCATCAGCGATGGAGACCGTATCACGATCAATGCGCAAACCAAAAAAGACAAAATTAAAAAATTGATGCTGGGTGTTTCTTCACAAGAGGGCGAGCATGTATTTATTGAAGTGAAGGGTAATTTTTCTATGGATGATATCGCTCATGCCCTTAATTCTTACGAGAAGAAGAATAAGTAG
- the sucD gene encoding succinate--CoA ligase subunit alpha yields MSVLVNKDSKVIVQGFTGNEGTYHASQMIEYGTNVVGGVTPGKGGQSHLDRPVFNSVQDAVEATGANVSIIFVPPAFAADAIMEAAQSGIEVIVCITEGIPTKDMIQVKSYLSDKKSRLIGPNCPGIITAEEAKIGIMPGFIFKKGKVGIVSKSGTLTYEAVDQTVKAGLGITTAIGIGGDPIIGTTTKEAVELLMNDPETEGIIMIGEIGGGMEAEAANWIKEFGTKPVVGFIAGQTAPPGRRMGHAGAIVGGADDTAAAKMKIMRECGIRVVESPAEIGAAIAEELAK; encoded by the coding sequence ATGAGTGTATTAGTAAATAAAGATTCAAAGGTAATCGTACAAGGTTTTACCGGAAATGAAGGTACTTATCACGCTTCTCAAATGATTGAGTACGGAACAAACGTTGTCGGTGGTGTTACGCCTGGAAAAGGTGGACAATCACACCTTGACCGTCCGGTATTCAACTCGGTACAAGATGCCGTAGAAGCAACTGGCGCTAACGTTTCCATAATTTTCGTTCCACCTGCATTTGCTGCTGATGCGATCATGGAAGCTGCACAATCAGGAATCGAAGTAATCGTTTGTATTACAGAAGGTATCCCTACTAAAGATATGATTCAAGTAAAATCTTACTTGAGTGACAAAAAATCTCGTTTAATCGGTCCTAACTGTCCTGGTATCATCACTGCTGAAGAAGCGAAGATTGGTATTATGCCAGGTTTCATCTTCAAGAAAGGTAAAGTAGGTATTGTTTCTAAATCGGGAACATTAACTTATGAAGCGGTGGATCAAACTGTGAAAGCAGGCTTAGGTATCACGACAGCTATCGGTATCGGTGGTGACCCGATCATCGGAACGACAACCAAAGAGGCTGTAGAATTATTAATGAATGATCCAGAAACAGAAGGTATCATCATGATTGGTGAGATCGGTGGTGGTATGGAAGCGGAAGCGGCCAACTGGATCAAAGAATTTGGAACAAAACCAGTAGTTGGTTTCATTGCCGGTCAAACAGCGCCTCCGGGACGTCGTATGGGCCACGCAGGAGCTATCGTTGGTGGTGCTGATGATACAGCTGCTGCTAAAATGAAAATCATGCGTGAGTGCGGTATCCGTGTTGTAGAATCACCAGCAGAAATTGGTGCTGCAATCGCAGAAGAACTAGCGAAATAA